A DNA window from Xyrauchen texanus isolate HMW12.3.18 chromosome 6, RBS_HiC_50CHRs, whole genome shotgun sequence contains the following coding sequences:
- the LOC127645254 gene encoding kelch-like protein 18: MTMGDTIFEELEDLMHFSVADLPVHGYAVMEEIRRQGKLCDVTLKVGEHKFSAHRIVLAASIPYFHAMFTNDMVECKQDEIIMQGMDPSALEALINFAYNGHLAIDQQTVQALLIGASFLQLQNVKDACCSFLQQRLHPKNCLGVRQFAETMMCTTLYDAANSFVHQHFVEVSVSDEFLTLRLEEVLELVGCDELNVQAEEQVFEAVLAWVRHSREDREPRLPELLSKTRLPLCRPQFLSDCVQQDELVRCCHKCRDLVDEAKDYHLMPERRPHLPAYKTRQRCCTSIAGLIYAVGGLNSAGDSLNVVEVYDPIGNCWERCQSMSTTRSRVGVAVVNGLLYAIGGYDGQSRLRTVEVYNPETDTWTKVSSMNTQRSAMGTVVVDGHIYVCGGYDGKSSLNSVECYSPETDRWTIVTEMSASRSAAGVTVFEGRIFVSGGHDGLQIFNTMEYYNQHTALWHPVAPMMNKRCRHGAAALGSNLYVAGGYDGSAFLSGAEVYSSVADQWSHLVAMNTRRSRVSLVANCGRLYAVGGYDGQSNLSSLEMYDPETNRWRFMAPMVCHEGGVGVGCIPLQPA, from the exons ATGACTATGGGTGACACGATTTTTGAAGAATTAGAAGATTTGATGCATTTTTCAGTCGCCGATTTACCCGTTCATGGATATGCAGTAATGGAGGAGATTCGGCGACAAGGGAAACTCTGCGATGTTACCCTAAAA GTAGGAGAGCATAAATTCAGTGCGCATAGGATAGTTCTCGCTGCTTCAATCCCATATTTCCATGCAATGTTCACTAATGACATGGTTGAATGCAAACAGGATGAGATCATCATGCAGGGCATGGACCCCAG TGCACTTGAAGCACTAATAAATTTTGCTTACAATGGACATTTAGCCATAGACCAACAGACTGTCCAGGCTCTCCTGATAGGGGCCAGTTTCCTGCAGCTTCAAAATGTCAAAGATGCCTGCTGCTCCTTTCTACAACAAAG GTTGCATCCAAAGAATTGCCTTGGTGTACGACAGTTTGCAGAGACTATGATGTGCACCACTCTTTATGATGCAGCCAACAGCTTTGTTCACCAACACTTTGTGGAGGTATCTGTGTCAGATGAGTTCCTGACACTTCGGCTGGAAGAGGTGCTTGAGCTTGTGGGCTGCGATGAGCTCAACGTCCAAGCAGAGGAGCAG GTGTTTGAGGCTGTGCTTGCTTGGGTGAGACATTCACGTGAAGATCGAGAGCCACGGTTACCGGAGTTGCTGTCAAAAACACGGTTGCCTCTGTGTCGACCTCAGTTCCTGTCTGATTGCGTTCAACAGGATGAACTTGTGCGCTGCTGCCACAAATGCAG GGACCTTGTCGATGAGGCGAAAGATTACCATCTCATGCCGGAGCGACGACCCCACCTCCCAGCCTACAAAACCCGACAGAGATGTTGCACTTCTATTGCAGGCCTAATCTATGCTGTTGGGGGCCTCAACAGTGCTG GTGACTCATTAAATGTTGTGGAGGTATATGATCCCATTGGAAACTGTTGGGAGCGATGCCAAAGTATGAGCACTACCCGAAGTCGAGTGGGTGTTGCTGTTGTGAATGGACTGCTTTATGCTATTGGTGGTTACGATGGTCAGTCACGGCTTAGAACTGTAGAAGTTTACAACCCAGAAACTGACACGTGGACCAAAGTTTCTAGCATGAACACTCAACGCAG TGCAATGGGAACAGTTGTGGTTGATGGACATATATATGTTTGTGGCGGATATGATGGGAAATCTTCTCTAAATTCTGTTGAGTGCTATTCCCCTGAGACTGACAG ATGGACGATAGTTACAGAAATGAGCGCAAGCCGCAGTGCTGCCGGTGTTACTGTATTTGAAGGCAGAATATTTGTATCCGGTGGTCATGATGGTCTACAGATCTTCAACACA ATGGAGTACTACAACCAGCATACAGCCTTGTGGCACCCTGTTGCTCCCATGATGAACAAACGATGTAGGCATGGTGCTGCAGCCTTGGGCAGCAATCTCTATGTGGCAGGCGGTTATGATGGCTCTGCGTTTCTCAGTGGGGCAGAGGTGTACAGCTCAGTAGCTGATCAGTGGAGCCACCTAGTGGCCATGAACACTCGGCGCAGCCGTGTTTCTCTGGTGGCAAACTGTGGTCGACTCTATGCAGTGGGAGGTTATGACGGACAGTCCAATCTCAGCTCTTTGGAGATGTACGACCCAGAAACCAACCGCTGGAGGTTTATGGCACCAATGGTGTGCCATGAAGGTGGGGTAGGGGTTGGCTGTATACCCCTGCAACCTGCTTAA